In a single window of the Dysgonomonas mossii genome:
- the nadA gene encoding quinolinate synthase NadA: MTMLEKAVDALPIKGYLNMEIPKGINLVEEINKMRKEKNAIILAHYYQTGDIQDIADFLGDSLQLARAAEKTNADLIVFCGVHFMAETAKILNPTKKVVLPDLLAGCSLADSASGEGIREMKKKYPNAIVVSYINCDSTVKAESDIIVTSSNAEHIINSLPEDQEIIFAPDKNLGRYINQVTGRNMILWDGACIVHEAFSLERIAQQMLEHPKAKLIAHPEAQKPVLQVAHYIGSTANLLNYVVNDSSQEFIVATEEGILHEMRKRAPHKTLIPALTIDDKCNCSECHFMKLNTMEKLYLCMKYEQPEILMDEEIRLKALKPINRMLELSKTIK, translated from the coding sequence ATGACTATGTTAGAAAAAGCAGTTGACGCACTCCCTATAAAAGGATATCTGAATATGGAAATACCGAAAGGTATAAATCTGGTAGAAGAGATTAATAAAATGCGAAAAGAAAAGAATGCTATTATTCTTGCGCATTATTATCAGACAGGCGATATTCAGGATATAGCCGATTTTTTGGGAGACAGTTTACAACTGGCACGTGCCGCCGAAAAAACAAATGCAGATCTGATTGTATTCTGCGGAGTGCATTTTATGGCCGAAACCGCTAAAATTTTGAATCCGACCAAAAAGGTAGTTCTTCCTGATTTATTAGCCGGTTGTTCTTTGGCGGATTCTGCGTCAGGGGAGGGGATTCGTGAAATGAAGAAGAAATATCCGAATGCCATTGTTGTGAGTTATATCAATTGTGACTCTACCGTTAAGGCTGAGAGTGATATAATTGTTACGTCATCCAATGCCGAGCACATCATAAACTCTTTGCCGGAAGATCAAGAAATTATATTTGCTCCTGATAAAAATCTGGGTAGATATATCAATCAAGTGACTGGACGAAATATGATACTTTGGGACGGTGCTTGTATTGTACATGAAGCATTTTCTCTGGAACGGATTGCGCAGCAGATGTTAGAACATCCGAAGGCTAAACTTATAGCTCACCCCGAAGCTCAAAAACCGGTTTTACAGGTAGCTCACTATATTGGCTCTACAGCCAACTTGCTCAACTATGTGGTGAATGATAGCAGTCAAGAATTTATTGTGGCTACAGAAGAAGGTATCTTGCACGAGATGAGAAAGCGTGCACCGCACAAAACTCTAATTCCTGCACTGACGATTGATGATAAATGCAATTGTAGCGAATGTCATTTTATGAAATTAAATACAATGGAGAAATTGTATTTGTGTATGAAGTATGAGCAGCCTGAGATATTGATGGATGAAGAAATCCGACTAAAAGCTTTGAAACCTATAAATAGAATGTTGGAATTGTCTAAGACTATTAAATAA
- a CDS encoding hexokinase: MKKDIFHLKSKQLKEIAQSLQHKVEVGLSKENAEIQCIPTYIIPKTTSVNGKATVLDLGGTNYRVAVVDFVDGKPTIHPENGWKKDLSVMKTPGFTEEDLFKEQADPIGEIKRDQETPIGYCFSYPAESLQNGDAKLLRWTKGVDIKEMVGKPVGQPLVDYLNQRNDIKFNGVKVINDTVASLFAGLTDSSYDAYIGLIVGTGTNMATFINADKIKKLNPDYKLSGVIPVNLESGNFNPPHLTAIDDKVDACSDAKGAQRFEKAVSGMYLGEILKSVFPCDEFEQRFDAQKLTNIMNYPDIHKKRYVEIARSIYERSAKLVAASIAGLVLVLVSHDPSIKKIRLVAEGSLFWSEYRKGKNYKDMVMSELQKLLTEFNHGDVHVHVAQMDNANLIGSAIAALS, translated from the coding sequence ATGAAGAAAGATATTTTTCATCTTAAGTCGAAACAACTAAAAGAAATAGCCCAGTCGCTCCAACACAAGGTAGAGGTTGGTCTGAGTAAAGAGAATGCCGAAATACAGTGTATTCCTACTTATATTATACCTAAAACAACCAGTGTGAACGGTAAGGCTACTGTTTTAGATTTAGGAGGAACTAACTATCGGGTTGCTGTAGTTGACTTTGTTGATGGTAAACCAACAATTCATCCTGAAAATGGATGGAAGAAGGATTTGTCTGTTATGAAAACTCCGGGTTTTACAGAAGAAGATTTGTTTAAAGAACAAGCCGATCCGATAGGAGAAATCAAACGTGATCAAGAAACTCCTATAGGATATTGTTTTTCTTATCCGGCTGAATCTCTTCAAAACGGAGATGCGAAGCTTCTTAGATGGACAAAAGGTGTTGACATCAAAGAAATGGTAGGAAAACCCGTAGGACAACCATTGGTAGATTATCTGAACCAACGTAATGATATTAAATTCAATGGTGTAAAAGTAATCAACGATACAGTCGCAAGCTTATTTGCCGGACTTACTGATTCTAGTTATGACGCTTATATCGGGCTGATTGTTGGAACAGGTACAAATATGGCTACTTTTATCAACGCTGATAAAATAAAGAAACTAAATCCTGATTACAAACTGAGTGGGGTGATTCCTGTAAACTTAGAGTCTGGTAACTTTAACCCTCCTCATCTGACAGCTATCGATGATAAGGTAGATGCTTGCTCTGATGCAAAGGGTGCTCAACGTTTCGAAAAAGCTGTATCGGGTATGTATTTGGGAGAAATCCTAAAATCGGTTTTCCCGTGCGATGAATTCGAACAAAGATTTGATGCTCAGAAGCTGACTAATATTATGAATTATCCTGATATTCATAAGAAAAGATATGTAGAGATTGCTCGTTCAATATACGAAAGATCAGCGAAGCTAGTTGCTGCATCTATCGCCGGATTGGTTTTGGTTCTTGTATCACATGATCCATCTATCAAGAAAATAAGATTGGTAGCCGAAGGTAGCTTATTCTGGAGTGAATACAGAAAAGGCAAAAATTATAAAGATATGGTAATGTCTGAGTTACAAAAACTTCTTACAGAGTTTAATCATGGAGATGTTCATGTACATGTGGCTCAAATGGACAATGCAAATCTTATAGGTTCTGCTATAGCTGCTTTGTCGTAA
- the nadB gene encoding L-aspartate oxidase, which translates to MIYTDVLVIGSGISGLSYALKIAQQRPDTRITIITKSDDEESSTKYAQGGVAVVTNFEKDSFDKHIEDTLRAGDGLCKREVVEIVVKEGPERIREMVEWGANFDKDEFQSYDLGREGGHTENRVVHHKDITGAEIERALLQAVERLENVTLLNHHYVIDLLTEHQVPQSEFDKYNLHCYGAYVLDMKASRIIKMTAKITLMATGGCGHVYKNTTNPTIATGDGIGLAHRAKARISNMQFIQFHPTAFYSNTTGQLPLISEAVRGFGAKLRTASGEPFMHKYDDREELASRDIVARAIDNEMKLRGDDYVCLDCRHLDQRKFLEHFPNIYKQSKDEGLDMFMDLIPVVPASHYLCGGIDVDSFGQSTIKNMFAVGECSNTGLHGANRLASNSLLEALVFAHRAAMKTIERLHEDNFNYDHLLKIPEWNQEGMRVNEEMVLLNYLRKELQTLMSDLVGIVRSNARLKMAKQKEEEIYKSVKEIYKFSILSPQLSELRNLASVAYLIITQSIEQTENRGTFYNKDLDIHE; encoded by the coding sequence ATGATATATACTGATGTTTTGGTGATAGGTTCAGGAATATCCGGCCTGTCGTATGCTTTAAAAATAGCGCAACAGAGACCCGATACTAGGATAACAATTATCACAAAATCAGACGATGAAGAGTCGAGTACCAAGTATGCACAAGGAGGGGTTGCTGTTGTAACCAATTTTGAAAAAGACAGCTTTGATAAGCATATTGAGGATACATTACGAGCGGGAGACGGCTTGTGTAAACGTGAAGTTGTAGAGATCGTAGTGAAAGAAGGCCCTGAGCGTATCCGCGAAATGGTGGAGTGGGGTGCTAATTTCGATAAAGACGAGTTTCAAAGTTATGATCTGGGACGTGAAGGCGGACATACCGAAAACAGGGTAGTGCACCATAAGGATATAACCGGAGCAGAAATAGAAAGAGCATTGTTGCAAGCTGTAGAGCGACTCGAGAATGTTACTTTGCTCAACCATCATTATGTTATCGATTTGCTTACCGAGCATCAAGTACCTCAATCCGAATTTGATAAATATAACCTCCACTGCTATGGAGCATACGTGTTGGATATGAAAGCCAGCCGGATCATTAAAATGACAGCAAAAATTACACTAATGGCTACCGGAGGATGTGGGCATGTATACAAAAACACGACAAACCCGACTATCGCTACAGGTGACGGTATTGGCTTGGCTCATCGTGCAAAAGCCAGAATCAGCAATATGCAATTTATACAGTTTCACCCGACTGCATTCTATAGCAATACGACCGGTCAACTACCTTTAATATCGGAGGCTGTAAGAGGCTTTGGAGCTAAATTGCGTACTGCTTCAGGAGAGCCATTTATGCATAAATACGATGATAGGGAAGAGCTGGCATCACGAGATATTGTAGCACGAGCCATTGATAATGAAATGAAGCTGCGTGGAGACGATTATGTTTGTCTGGATTGCCGACACTTAGATCAACGAAAGTTTCTCGAACATTTTCCAAATATCTATAAGCAATCTAAAGATGAAGGGCTGGACATGTTCATGGATTTGATTCCTGTAGTACCGGCGAGCCATTATCTATGTGGAGGAATCGATGTAGATTCATTTGGACAAAGTACAATAAAGAATATGTTTGCTGTCGGTGAATGTTCGAATACCGGACTTCACGGTGCAAATCGTTTAGCTTCCAATTCTTTGCTTGAAGCTCTCGTTTTTGCACATCGTGCAGCAATGAAAACGATAGAACGCTTGCATGAAGATAATTTTAATTATGATCATCTTCTAAAAATTCCGGAATGGAATCAGGAGGGGATGCGAGTGAACGAAGAAATGGTTTTGCTAAATTATCTTCGAAAAGAATTACAGACATTGATGAGTGATCTTGTTGGCATTGTGCGCAGCAATGCCCGTCTCAAAATGGCAAAGCAGAAAGAAGAAGAAATATACAAGTCTGTAAAAGAAATATATAAATTTTCGATATTATCGCCGCAACTTTCAGAATTAAGAAATCTGGCTAGTGTGGCTTATCTGATTATAACCCAAAGTATAGAACAAACCGAGAATAGAGGTACATTTTATAATAAAGATTTAGATATTCATGAATAG
- the nadC gene encoding carboxylating nicotinate-nucleotide diphosphorylase yields the protein MNRPSYVTDSRLYHFIDEAIKEDIGDGDHSTLASVPADLQQRAHLIIKHDCILAGVDLAREIFHYYDKNLKIEILKNDGDQVKEGEIAFIVSGAARSILTMERLVLNCMQRMSGIATYTHRMVELLADTNTRILDTRKTAPMFRMCEKWAVYIGGGQNHRFGLFDMIMLKDNHNDYAGGITNAVEATLKYLKENNKNLRIEVETRNLKEVEEALATGAVDVIMLDNMSLYEMSAAVKLINGRVKVEASGGITEDMVHDIAKTGVDYISSGAIIYSAPNIDLSLKAF from the coding sequence ATGAATAGACCTTCATACGTAACTGATAGTAGATTATATCATTTTATTGATGAGGCCATCAAAGAAGATATTGGCGACGGAGATCACTCTACATTGGCCAGTGTGCCTGCTGATCTTCAACAAAGAGCACATTTGATCATAAAACATGACTGTATCTTAGCCGGAGTTGATCTGGCTCGCGAGATATTTCATTATTATGATAAAAATCTGAAAATAGAAATTCTCAAAAATGACGGGGATCAAGTAAAAGAAGGCGAGATCGCATTTATCGTATCAGGTGCGGCTCGGTCGATTCTCACAATGGAACGCTTAGTCCTAAATTGTATGCAGCGTATGAGCGGAATAGCTACATATACGCATCGGATGGTAGAGTTGCTGGCAGATACAAATACACGTATTCTGGATACCCGAAAAACGGCTCCAATGTTCCGTATGTGTGAGAAGTGGGCTGTGTATATCGGCGGTGGTCAAAATCATCGTTTCGGCCTTTTTGATATGATTATGCTAAAAGACAATCATAACGATTATGCCGGAGGAATAACCAATGCTGTAGAGGCCACACTGAAATACTTGAAAGAGAACAATAAAAATCTCCGAATAGAGGTAGAAACACGCAACCTGAAAGAAGTAGAAGAAGCTTTGGCTACAGGTGCAGTGGACGTTATTATGCTCGATAATATGTCTTTATATGAAATGAGTGCTGCTGTAAAACTAATAAACGGAAGAGTAAAGGTTGAAGCCTCGGGGGGTATTACAGAAGATATGGTGCATGATATAGCTAAGACCGGAGTTGATTATATTTCTTCGGGAGCAATTATATATTCTGCTCCAAATATTGATTTAAGCCTTAAAGCATTTTAA
- a CDS encoding efflux RND transporter permease subunit, whose product MTISELSIKRPVLATVFVLIIFLLGLIGYTYLGVREYPNIDNPIISVDVSYPGANAEIIENQITEPLEQNINGIPGIRSLTSSSSQGSCRITVEFELSVDLETAANDVRDKVSRAQRYLPRDCDPPTVSKADADANPIIQISIQSEKRSLLELSEIAELTVKERLQTIPNVSAVEIWGQNRYSMRLWLDPVKMASYGITPMDVKSAVDKENVELPSGSIEGDNLELSIRTLGLMQTPEEFNNMIIKEDNYNVVRFRDVGTAELGTENYKSIMRRNGVPAVSTVIIPQPGANQIEISDEAMVRLEQLKKDLPEDVKIDVAFDNTKFIRASIAEVEETVYIAFALVVIIIFLFLRDWRVTLVPCVVIPVSLVGAFFVMYVAGFSINVLSMLAVVLAVGLVVDDAIVVTENIYLKIEGGMTPKQAGIEGSKEIFFAVISTTVSVVAVFFPIVFLEGMTGRLFREFSIVIAGAVLISAFVALTFTPMLATKLLKKKDKAGWFYRKTDPFFQWLTKAYDNGLQHFLKHKIITWPIIILTLAGIGYLVSAIPSEMAPLEDRSQITIRTSGPEGSTYEFNRNYTEKIGVIADSVAPERLINTMRAWTGGGMINLMLPNIKDRERSQMEIANELTKAVRKETEARAFVQQQSTFGGRRSSMPIQYVLQATNLEKLEEFIPQFMRKVQESPMFQMADVNLKFTKPETRIIIDRDKAAILRVSTRDIGQTLQYALSGQRMGYFYMNGKQYQILGEINRQQRNTPLDLKSIYLKNLGGNMIQMDNLVRLEESVAPPQLYRYNRFKSATVSAGLSPGVTIGAGLEEMDRIAKETLDDTFRTALAGDSKDFSESSSSLMFAFILAILLIFLILAAQFESFKDPFVIMLTVPLAIAGALLFMYVKDITMNIFSQIGIIMLIGLVAKNGILIVEFANQRQEAGMNKLEAIQGAAVQRLRPILMTSFSTVLGLLPLIFASAEGANGRMAMGVAVIGGMMISTLLTIFIVPAMYLYISTDRSKKKDRI is encoded by the coding sequence ATGACTATATCTGAATTAAGTATAAAGCGCCCGGTATTAGCCACTGTATTTGTATTGATTATATTCCTTTTAGGATTGATCGGATATACATATTTAGGGGTGCGCGAATATCCCAACATAGATAACCCCATTATTTCGGTAGACGTGAGTTATCCCGGGGCTAATGCCGAAATTATAGAGAATCAGATCACAGAACCACTAGAACAAAATATAAATGGAATACCGGGCATCAGGTCTTTGACAAGTAGTAGTAGTCAGGGTTCATGCCGTATAACAGTGGAATTTGAATTATCTGTAGACCTCGAAACAGCAGCAAATGATGTGCGGGATAAAGTCTCGCGGGCACAACGTTATCTGCCTCGCGACTGCGACCCTCCTACTGTATCGAAGGCTGATGCCGATGCCAACCCGATTATACAAATAAGTATACAAAGCGAAAAGCGTTCTTTGCTCGAACTAAGTGAAATAGCTGAGTTGACAGTAAAAGAGCGTTTACAAACCATACCCAATGTAAGTGCTGTAGAAATCTGGGGACAAAACCGCTATTCGATGCGACTATGGCTCGATCCTGTAAAAATGGCATCGTATGGCATTACCCCTATGGATGTAAAAAGTGCCGTAGATAAAGAAAATGTGGAATTGCCTTCCGGCAGCATAGAAGGCGATAACCTTGAGCTTTCTATACGAACATTGGGACTGATGCAAACCCCGGAGGAATTCAACAATATGATTATCAAAGAAGACAATTATAATGTTGTAAGGTTTAGAGACGTAGGTACAGCGGAGCTGGGTACAGAAAACTATAAGAGTATTATGCGTCGCAATGGTGTTCCTGCTGTAAGTACTGTTATTATTCCACAACCGGGAGCCAATCAGATTGAAATTTCTGATGAAGCGATGGTCCGTCTCGAACAACTAAAGAAAGACTTACCGGAGGATGTCAAAATTGATGTTGCCTTCGACAATACTAAATTTATAAGGGCTTCGATAGCAGAAGTGGAAGAAACGGTATACATAGCATTTGCGTTGGTCGTTATCATAATATTCCTTTTCCTTCGCGACTGGCGTGTGACATTGGTTCCTTGCGTTGTTATTCCCGTATCACTCGTAGGAGCTTTCTTTGTGATGTATGTTGCAGGATTCTCGATCAACGTCTTATCCATGTTGGCCGTAGTTCTGGCTGTGGGATTGGTAGTTGATGATGCTATTGTGGTCACAGAGAACATCTATCTGAAAATTGAGGGAGGTATGACTCCCAAGCAAGCAGGGATAGAGGGTTCTAAAGAAATATTCTTCGCCGTTATCTCAACAACAGTGTCTGTAGTTGCGGTATTTTTCCCTATTGTCTTTCTTGAAGGGATGACAGGACGTTTGTTCCGTGAATTTAGTATTGTTATTGCCGGAGCTGTCCTTATTTCAGCATTTGTAGCTCTTACGTTTACACCGATGCTTGCAACCAAGTTATTGAAGAAGAAAGATAAGGCGGGATGGTTTTACCGTAAAACAGATCCTTTCTTTCAATGGTTGACCAAAGCTTACGACAATGGTTTGCAACACTTCCTTAAACATAAGATAATAACATGGCCTATCATAATCCTTACACTCGCAGGAATAGGTTATTTAGTCAGTGCGATCCCTTCCGAAATGGCTCCATTGGAAGACCGCTCACAGATAACAATAAGAACCAGCGGACCAGAAGGCTCTACTTATGAATTTAATCGAAATTATACAGAAAAGATTGGAGTGATAGCTGATTCTGTTGCACCTGAACGCCTCATTAATACAATGCGTGCCTGGACAGGAGGCGGGATGATAAACCTCATGTTGCCCAATATTAAAGACAGAGAAAGAAGCCAAATGGAGATCGCCAACGAACTGACAAAGGCAGTAAGAAAAGAAACAGAGGCACGGGCATTTGTGCAACAGCAATCTACCTTCGGTGGAAGACGATCGAGTATGCCTATACAATATGTATTGCAAGCTACCAACCTTGAAAAGTTAGAGGAATTCATCCCTCAATTTATGAGAAAAGTACAAGAAAGCCCAATGTTTCAAATGGCTGATGTAAATCTTAAATTCACGAAACCTGAAACCCGTATTATCATAGACAGAGATAAAGCCGCCATACTAAGAGTAAGTACCAGAGATATAGGACAAACATTGCAATATGCACTAAGTGGACAACGTATGGGATATTTTTATATGAATGGGAAACAATATCAGATATTAGGGGAAATTAATCGCCAACAAAGGAATACACCTCTCGACCTTAAATCTATTTATCTTAAAAACTTAGGAGGGAATATGATTCAGATGGATAACCTTGTGCGCTTAGAAGAAAGTGTTGCCCCTCCCCAGCTATACAGGTATAACAGATTCAAGTCTGCAACAGTATCCGCAGGATTATCTCCGGGAGTAACAATCGGCGCCGGGTTGGAAGAAATGGATCGCATAGCGAAAGAAACCCTTGATGATACATTTCGAACAGCATTGGCGGGAGATTCGAAGGATTTTAGCGAAAGCTCTTCGAGTTTGATGTTCGCATTTATACTTGCTATATTACTGATCTTTTTGATCCTTGCAGCACAGTTCGAAAGTTTCAAAGATCCATTTGTTATTATGCTTACAGTCCCCCTTGCAATTGCCGGAGCTCTTTTGTTTATGTATGTCAAAGATATAACGATGAATATATTCAGTCAGATAGGAATTATTATGCTTATCGGGCTGGTCGCTAAAAATGGTATTCTTATTGTGGAGTTTGCAAATCAGCGTCAAGAAGCAGGAATGAATAAACTTGAAGCCATACAGGGAGCTGCAGTACAACGTTTGCGTCCGATCCTTATGACGAGCTTCTCTACGGTGTTGGGATTGTTACCTCTAATATTTGCCAGTGCCGAAGGAGCCAATGGACGTATGGCTATGGGGGTGGCTGTAATTGGAGGAATGATGATTTCTACTCTATTAACAATATTCATTGTACCGGCTATGTATTTATATATATCTACCGACAGAAGTAAGAAGAAAGATAGGATTTAG
- a CDS encoding efflux RND transporter periplasmic adaptor subunit, translating into MNKKTKIGLLIIILLFIAGMAFYPKIKGLLTTNADPSPTPPGNKGTSNRTILNVNAQILKYGNLDNTIRVKGVLIPDEEVDLSFETSGMITEIHFKEGSNVKKGQLLAKVNDKPLQAELKKLQTQIPLAEDRVYRQKALLAKDAVSQEAYESVNTELEKLKADIELVKTRITQTELRAPFDGIIGLRQVSEGTYASPSIIISRLTKITPLKIEFSVNESEVNNVKPGTPLTFTFDNDLNKYQATVYALESNLDRQTLTLKARALYANPGGRLKPGLSTNVEIKLQEIKNTLVIPSLSTIAEMGRDIAYVYKNGVAHQIVLKKGMRTASSVQVLNGLNVGDTLLVTGVMQLRDGLPVIIDNFIENNQ; encoded by the coding sequence ATGAACAAAAAAACAAAAATAGGACTTCTGATTATTATTCTTTTATTTATTGCCGGAATGGCTTTTTACCCAAAGATCAAAGGTCTTTTAACAACGAATGCCGATCCGTCACCAACTCCACCAGGAAATAAAGGGACAAGCAATCGTACGATACTGAATGTTAATGCCCAGATCTTAAAATACGGTAATCTGGATAATACCATCAGGGTGAAAGGTGTATTGATCCCTGATGAGGAAGTTGATCTATCATTCGAAACATCAGGTATGATAACAGAAATACACTTCAAAGAGGGTTCGAATGTAAAAAAAGGACAGCTTTTAGCCAAAGTGAATGATAAACCGCTACAAGCTGAGTTGAAGAAATTACAAACACAAATACCTCTTGCCGAAGACAGAGTTTACCGTCAAAAGGCATTGTTGGCAAAAGACGCTGTAAGTCAGGAAGCTTACGAGTCTGTCAATACAGAGTTGGAAAAATTGAAGGCTGATATTGAACTGGTAAAAACAAGAATAACCCAGACGGAACTACGTGCTCCATTTGATGGTATCATAGGTTTGAGACAAGTGAGTGAAGGAACATATGCTTCACCTTCTATAATAATATCTCGGCTAACCAAAATAACTCCATTAAAAATAGAGTTTTCGGTAAATGAGTCAGAAGTAAATAATGTAAAGCCCGGAACACCTCTCACCTTTACATTCGATAATGATTTAAACAAATACCAAGCTACAGTTTATGCCCTAGAGTCTAACCTCGATAGACAAACACTCACTCTAAAAGCCAGAGCTTTGTATGCTAATCCCGGAGGAAGATTAAAACCGGGTCTCTCTACTAATGTTGAGATAAAATTGCAGGAGATAAAGAATACTTTAGTCATCCCTAGTTTATCTACGATAGCAGAAATGGGACGTGATATTGCATACGTATATAAGAACGGCGTAGCCCACCAGATAGTACTAAAGAAGGGTATGCGTACAGCTTCATCCGTTCAGGTATTAAACGGATTAAATGTTGGCGATACTCTTTTAGTAACGGGTGTCATGCAATTGCGTGACGGGTTGCCTGTTATTATCGATAATTTTATAGAAAACAATCAGTAA